GGAGTTGTCGTCCGCGACCAGCACCTTGAGGCCCGGCAACGGCAGGGCGAGCAGGCGCTCGACCAGCAGTGGCAGGTTGCCCGCCTCGTTGTAGGTAGGTACCACGACGGTCAGGAGCGCGTCCCCCCACGGCGTGGGTAACTGGACGGGTTCGATCATGGAGGACATCCTCGGTCTGCGGACAGGCTTCCCCGAGAGCGTAGCCACTTGTCCGTTCCAGGGGGAATCGGCTCCCCCTGGCCAGGTCAGTCCGGCGTCTTCTGCCGGCGGGCGATGTCCGCGAGCCGACTCAGCGTCTCCTTGTTGCGCTGGTGCAGCACCACGTCATTGACCTTGGTGCGCAGCCAGCGCAGCGGGCCGGCGGCGAAGTCCTCGCCGAGCAGCACCCGGGTGGTGTGCGGCCCGACCGGTTCCAGGGTGAAGACCACCACCCCCTCGCCGGCCGGCCAGAGCTTCACCCGCAGCACCAGCTTCCGTTCCGGCTCGCACTCCAGCACCTGGGAGGAGTCCTCCAGGGAGAAGGGCCAGGGGCCGGCCCGGTGGTGCAGCCGGGTCCCCACCCGGGGCCAGTCGTCGTCGACGTCCCGCATGTGCGCGGTGCCGACCACCCAGTCGCTGTAGGTCCACCCGTCCGCCAGCACCGCCCAGACCTGCCGTACCGGTGCCTCGATGTTCCGTTCCACGATCGCCACGAACAGGCCGTACCCAGGTGGGCGGCCCGGCTAACGGCACCACGGGTTAGCTTCTCGGGGGCCGTGGGTAAGGCCACCCGCGAGCGGCGGTGCGCTGGTCGGCGTGGAGTACCCGTCGACCACGTCCCGGGCGACGTTTACTCCTCGGGGCGCCGGGAACCCGCCGCCCGTGCGACAGGACCGTGGGGAGCCGGATCAGCGCAGGTCAGCCGGGGTGCTGACCGGCGTCGACCGGTCCGGTCCGGTCTTGTTCGACGCGGTGCTGCTGGACCGCGACGGCACCCTGGTCGAGGACGTGCCGTACAACGGCGACCCGGACAAGGTGCGTCCGATGCCCGGCGCGCGGGCCGCGCTGGACCGGTTGCGCGCCGCCGGCCTGCGGCTCGCCGTGGTCACCAACCAGTCCGGGCTGGCCCGGGGCCTGTTCACCGAGGCGGACCTGCACCGGGTGCACCGTCGCGTCGAGGACCTGCTCGGCCCCTTCGACTCGTGGCAGGTGTGCCCGCACGACGACGGGGACGGCTGTGCCTGCCGCAAGCCCGCCCCCGGGCTGGTGCACGCCGCCGCCCGGGCACTCGGCACCGTACCCGCGCGCTGCGTCATGATCGGCGACATCGGCCGGGACGTCACCGCGGCGCTGGCCGCCGGTGCGGCGGGCATCCTGGTGCCCACACCGGTCACCCGCGCCGAGGAGATCGCCGCCGCCGGGTGGCTCGCCGCCGACCTGCCGTCGGCCGTGGACGAGATCCTGCGCCGTCAGCAGGCGCTACGCCCGGCCACGCCACGGCCGACCGGTGCGGGACGGGGGCGGACGGTGCTGGTGGTGCGCGCCGACTCGGTCGGGGACGTGCTGGTCACCGGCCCCGGAATCCGGGCCGTGGCCGCCGGTGCGGACCGGGTGGTGCTGCTCTGCGGCCCGCGCGGCCGGGCCGCCGCCGAGATGCTGCCCGGCGTCGACGAGATCGTGGAGCACCGGCTGCCGTGGATCGACCCCGCGCCCGGTCCCGTCGACCCGGCCGAGATGGCCGCGCTGACCGCCCGGTTGGCTGCCGTCGCCGCCGACGAGGCGGTCGTCTTCACCTCGTTCCACCAGTCGCCGTTGCCGCTGGCCCTGCTGCTGCGGATGGCCGGTGTCCGGCGGATCGCCGCGATCAGCGACGACTATCCGGGAAGCCTGCTGGACGTCCGGCACCGGGTGCCGGCCGGTGTGCCGGAGGCCGAACGCGCCCTGTCGCTGGCGGCCGCCGCCGGGTACGCGCTGCCCGCCCACGACGAGCCGCGCCTGCGACTGCGTCCGGCGCTCGCCCCGCCGCCGGAGACCGGCGCACCGGGCTACGTGGTGCTGCATCCGGGTTCGGACGCGCCGGCCCGGGGCTGCCCGCCGGAACTGGCCGAGCGGATCGCCCGGGACCTCTCCGCCGCAGGCCACCGGGTGGTGGTCACCGGCGGTCCGCAGGAACGGGACCTGACCGCCCGGGTCGCCGGCCGGTACGCCCACGACCTCGGCGGCCGGACCGGGCTCGCCGAGCTGGCCGCCGTGGTGGCCGGTGCCGGCGCGCTCGTGGTCGGCAACACCGGCCCGGCGCACCTGGCCGCCGCCTCCGGGGTGCCGGTGGTCAGCCTCTTCGCCCCCACCGTCCCGTTCGGGCAGTGGGGTCCCTGGCGGGTGCCGACGGTACGCCTCGGCGACGCCGCCGCCGGATGCCGCGACACCCGCGCCGCACGCTGCCCGGTGCCCGGTCACCCCTGCCTCAGCGGGATCTCCCCGGGCGCGGTCGTCGAGGCGCTCCGGCTGCTGGGCGTACCGCCGGACCGGGTGCCCTCCCGCCCGGTGGTGTCCCGTGCGGCGGTATCCACCGGAGGCGGCCGATGAACATCCTGCTCTGGCACGTGCACGGTTCGTGGACCACGTCGTTCGTGCACGGCAAACACCGCTACCTGGTCCCGGCCACCCCGGACCGGGGGCCGTACGGGCTGGGCCGGGCACGGACGTACACCTGGCCGGAGAGCGCCGCCGAGGTGAGCCCGGAGCAGTTGCGCGACACCGAGGTCGACGTGGTCGTCCTGCAACGCCCCGAGGAACTGGAGCTGGCGCAGCGGTGGCTGGGTCGTCGGCCCGGCCGGGACGTGCCGGCGGTCTACGTCGAGCACAACACCCCGAAGGACGGGGACGTGCCGCACAGCCGCCACCCGATGGCCGACCGCGACGACCTGCTCGTCGCCCACGTGACCGCCTTCAACGAGCTGTTCTGGGACACCGGAACGACCCGGACCGCCGTCGTCGACCACGGCATCGTGCCGCCGACGGTGGAGTACACCGGGGAACTGGACCGGCTGGCCGTGGTGATCAACGAACCGGTGCGCCGGTGGCGGGTCACCGGCACCGACCTGCTGCCCCGGTTCGCCGAGATCGCCCCGCTGGACGTCTTCGGCATGAAGGTGGCCGGGCTCGCCGACCACCTGGGCCTGCCCGCCGACCGCCTCACCAGCCACGACGACGTCCCGCAGCACCGGATGCACGCCGAGTTGGCGCGCCGCCGGGCGTACCTGCACCTGTGCCGGTGGACCTCGCTCGGGCTGAGCCTGATCGAGGCGATGAGCATCGGCATGCCGGTGGTGGCACTGGCCAGCACCGAGGCGGTGATGGCCGTGCCGCCGGACGCCGGTGCCCTGGACACCCGCGTCGAGGAGCTGCTGGAGGCCGCCGGCCGGTTCGTCGCCGAGCCGCAGGTGGCCCGGCTCGCGGGACAGGCGGCCCGGACCGCCGCCCGGGAACGCTACGGCCTCGACCGTTTCCTCGCCGACTGGGACCGGCTGCTGGAGGAGGAAGTATGCGGATAGCGATGATCTCGGAGCACGCCAGCCCGCTCGCCATCCTGGGCGGGGAGGACGCCGGCGGCCAGAACACGCACGTCGCGGAACTCTCCGCCGCGCTCGCCGCGGCCGGGCACGACGTCCGCGTCTACACCCGGCGCGACGCGGTGGACCTGCCGGTGACCGTGCGCAGTCCGGACGGCTACGACGTGGTGCACGTACCCGCCGGGCCGGCCGAGCCGGTGGCCAAGGACGCGCTGCTGCCGCACATGCGCGCGTTCGGCGCCTGGCTGGTGGAGCGCTGGCGCGGCGACTGGACGCCCGAGGTGATCCACGCGCACTTCTGGATGAGCGGGCTGGCGGCGGTGCAGGCCGGTCGGCAGGTCGGGGTGCCGGTGGTGCAGACGTACCACGCACTCGGCACGGTCAAGCGCCGTCACCAGGGCGTCCAGGACACCAGCCCGGCCCGGCGGATCGGCTACGAACTCCAGCTCGGCCGCTCGGTGGACCGGGTGGTCGCGCAGTGCCGCGACGAGGTCGGCGAACTGGTCCGGATGGGGGTGCCCCGCTCGGCGATGACGGTCGTGCCGTCCGGGGTGAACCTGGGCACGTTCGCCCCGCTCGGCCCGGCCGCCGAGCGGGAGCCGGGACGGCCCCGGATCCTCACCGTCGGGCGGCTGGTGGAACGCAAGGGCTTCCAGACCGTGGTCCGCGCGATGGCGCACGTGCCGGACGCCGAGTGCGTGGTGGTGGGCGGCCCGCCCGCCGGGCTGCTGGAGACCGACCCGTACGCCCGGCGGCTGCGCGCGTTGGCCCGTAGCTGCGGGGTGGCCGACCGGGTCCGGCTGGTCGGCGCGGTGCCGAGGGAGGAGATGGGCCGCTGGTACCGGTCGGCGGACATCCTGGTCGCCGCCCCCTGGTACGAACCGTTCGGCCTGACCCCGCTGGAGGCGATGGCCTGCGGGGTGCCGGTGGTGGCGACCGCCGTGGGCGGGTTGCGGGACACCGTGGTCGACGGGGTGACCGGGGACCTGGTGCCGGCGCGGGACCCGAGGGCCCTGGGCGAGGCGCTGGCCGGGCTGCTGGACGACCGGATCCGCCGGTTCGCGTACGCGGGCGCGGCGCGGGCACGGGCCCGGCAGCACTACTCGTGGACGGTCACCGCGGAACGTCTCGCCGAGGTGTACGCCGAGGTGGCCGCCGTGCACCGGCCGACCCGGGTGGTGGCCTGATGCCGGGGCGCAACCCTCTGGAGACGCACCTGGCGCACCTGGCCGCCGCGCTGCCGCCGTACCGGCGGTGCGAGCCGCTGCTGGTCCGGTGGGGGGCCGCCCTGGCGCAGCACCTGACCGCCGGGGGCCGGTTGCTGGTGGCCGGTAACGGGGGCAGTGCCGCCGAGGCGCAGCACCTCACCGCCGAGCTGGTCGGCAAACTGCGCGAGGACCGGCAGCCGCTGTCCGCCATCGCCCTGCACGCCGAGACCTCGGCGTTGACCGCGATCGGCAACGACTACGGCTACGACGAGGTCTTCGCCCGGCAGGTCCGCGCGCACGGCCGCCCCGACGACGTCCTGCTGCTGCTCTCCACCAGCGGCGGCAGCACGAACCTGCTGGCCGCCGCGCGGGCGGGCCGCCAGGCCGGGCTGCGGTGCTGGGCGTTCACCGGACCGGCGCCCAACCCCCTCGCGGACGCGTGTCACGAGGCGCTCGCGGTGGACTGCCCGGACTCCCAGGTCGTGCAGGAACTGCACCTGGTCTCCAGTCACCTGCTCTGCGAGTACGTGGAGTTGGCGATGGCCGAGCGGCCGACGGTGGCGTACGTGGAGCCGGTGGTGCCGGCGGCGTCGGACGCACCGGCGGCCGGTCCGGTCCGCGCCGGGGTCGAGGTGGTGCTGGACGGTGGGGCCGGCCGACCGGTCGAAGCATGAGGAGGCAAGTGTGAGGGGACCCGTGGTGGTGGTCGGCGACACCCTGCTCGACCGGGACGTGGAGGGCGTGGTGAACCGCCTCTGTCCGGACTCGCCGGTCCCGGTGCTCGACGAGACCGCGCACGTCGACCGGCCCGGCGGGGCCGGGCTCGCCGCCGTCTTCGCCGCCGCGCAGGGCGCCGAGGTGGTGCTGGTCACCGCGCTGGCCGACGACGCCGGTGGAGCCCGGCTGGGAGTGCTGCTGGCCGCTGCCGGGGTGCAGGTGTACCCGTTGCGGCTGGCCGGTTCCACTCCGGAGAAGATCCGGTTGCGGGCCGGCGGACGGGTGCTGCTGCGCCATGACCGGGGCGGCGGCGCCCAGACGCCGGGCGAACCCGCCGAGGCGGTGCTGCGCGTCATCGAGCGGGCGTCGGTGGTGCTGGTCAGCGACTACGGCCGGGGGGTGGCACGGCAGCCCGCGCTGCGGGCGGCCCTGGCGGCGACCCGGGCCCCGGTGGTCTGGGATCCGCACCCCCGTGGCCCGGCGGCGGTGCCCGGGGTGCACCTGGTGACACCGAACGAGACGGAGGTGCAGGAGCTGGTGGAGGCGCCGGCCGCCGCCACCCGGCTGGCCACCGCCGCCGACGGTGCCGAGCGTCTGCGGCAACGCTGGCGGGCCGGTGCGGTGGCGGTGACGTTGGGCGCCGACGGCGCGTTGCTCAGCCACGCCGGGTCGACGCCGCTGGTGGTGCCGACGCCGATGGCCGCCGAGGGTGACACCTGCGGCGCGGGCGACCGGTTCGCGGTCGCCGCCGGCCTGGCCCTGGGCCGGGGTGCGCTGCTCTCCGAGGCGGTGCAGGAGGCGGTGACCGAGGCGTCGGCGTACGTGGCGGACGGGGGCGTGGCGACCGCGTTGCCGCCGCCGGTGCGGCGGGCGCCGCAGGCGGTGCACACGGCGGTGGGCGGTGACCGGGTCGGGGTGGCGGCAGCCGCCGCCGCGGTCGCCCGGGTCCGCGCCGCCGGGGGGACGGTCGTGGCGACCGGAGGCTGCTTCGACCTGCTGCACGCCGGTCACGTGGCGACCCTCCAGGCCGCCCGGCAACTCGGTGACTGCCTGGTGGTGTGCCTCAACTCCGACACCAGCGTCAGCGGCCTGAAGGGCCCGGACCGGCCGGTCGTGCGGCAGGACGACCGGAGCCGCCTGTTGGCGGCGCTGAGCTGCGTGGACGCGGTGATGATCTTCGACGAGTCGACCCCGGCGGCGGCCCTGTCCTGGCTGCGGCCGGACATCTGGGTCAAGGGCGGGGACTACGCCACCGGCGGCGGGGACGGTGACTGTCTGCCCGAGGCCGAGATCCTGCGCCGCTGGGGCGGCCACACCGTGGTGGTGCCGTACCTGGACGGCCGGTCCACCACCGAGATGATCGCCGCGACGGCCGCCCGTACCGGCGTGGGGGTGTCCCGATGAGCGCGCCCGGCACCGGCCGCACCGTGCTGGTCACCGGCGGATCCAGCGGGTTGGGCGCGGCCGTGGTGGCCGCGGTGGCCCGCTCCGGCGGGCGGCCCCTGGTGCTGGACCGGCAGGCGCCCGGCGACGGGGTCGCCTGGGTCGAGTGCGACCTGGCCGACACCCGGGCGGCGGAGGCCGCCACCCGGCAGCTCGCCGAGCGGGAGGGCGGTCTCGACGCGGTGGTCACCGCCGCCGGGGTGGACGTGCCCGGCCGGTTGGCCGACGTGCCCGGCGAGACCTGGGACCGGATCGTCGCGGTGGACCTGCTGGCCACGGCGGCGGTGATCCGGGCCGCGCTGCCGTTCCTGGAGGCCGCCCGGGGCAGCGTCGTCACGGTGGCGTCCACGCTCGGGGTGAAAGCGGTCAGCGACGCCACGGCGTACTGCGCGGCGAAGTTCGGCGTGGTCGGGTTCACCCGCGCGCTCGCCGCCGAGCTGGCCGGGTCGGTGAACGTGACGCTGCTGGTGCCGGGCGGCATGCGGACCGCCTTCTTCGACGACCGCGACGCGCAGTACCGGCCGGGGCCGGACGCGATCCTCAACGACCCGGCGCACACCGCCGCCGCCGTGATGTTCGCGCTCTCCCAGCCGGCCGGCTGCGCGGTCCGCGAGATGGTGGTCTGCGCCGAGCAGGAGACCTCGTACCCGTGATCCTGGCGCTGCGTGCCCTCGGCGTCGGTGACCTCGCCACGGCGGTCCCGGCGGTGCGGGCGTTGCGGGCGGCGTACCCGGACCGGGAACTGGTGCTCGCCGCGCCGGCCTGGCTCGGCCCGCTGGTCGAGCTGGTCGGCGGCGTGGACCGGCTGCTGCCCGCCGACGGTCTGGACCGGCTGGGGACTCCCGGCGGGCCGGTGGAGGTGGCGGTGAACCTGCACGGCCGGGGGCCGCGTTCGCACCGGCTGCTCGCCACCACCGGCCCGGACCGGTTGTTCGCCTTCGCCGACGCGCGGGCGGACCACGCCGACGGGCCCGGGTGGGACGAGGAGGAGCACGAGGTGGCGCGCTGGTGCCGGCTGCTGCGCTGGTACGGGATCCCGACCGACCCGACCGACCTGGACCTGCGACGGCCGGCGTCGGGGACGATGCCGACCGGCGTGACGGTGCTGCATCCGGGCTCCAAGGTGCCGGCCAAGCGCTGGCCTCCCGGGCGGTACGCGGCGGTGGCCCGGGAGCTGACCGGCCGGGGACACCGGGTGGTGCTGACCGGCGGTACCGGGGAGCGGGCCACCGCCGTACGGGTCGCGGACGAGGTCGGGTTGCCCGCCGACGCGGTGCTGGCCGGGCGGACCGACCTCGGGCAGCTCGCCGCCCTGGTCGCCGGTGCGCGGCTGGTGGTCAGCGGGGACACCGGAGTGGCGCACCTGGCCACCGGCTACCGCACCCCGTCGGTGGTGATCTTCGGTCCGGTCCCGCCCGCCCGATGGGGGCCGCCGCCGGAGCGACGACGACACCGGGTGCTCTGGGCCGGACCGGCGGCATCCCCGGGCGGGGACGGGGTAGACGGTCATCCGGCGGTCACCGCCGTCGGGGTCGACGCGGTGCTGGCCGCCGTCGAGGAGGTGGAACGGGTGGTGCGGGCGGATCGTGCGGTTGCGGCGTAGTGATCCGGGTCGGCCGGGATACGGCCGCCGGCGACGCGGTCCGGGCTGGTCGTTCGTCGACCCGCGCGGCGAGCCGGTGCGCGACCCGGACGACCTGGCCCGGCTGCGTGCCCTGGTCATCCCGCCGGCCTGGCGCCAGGTGTGGATCTCGCCGCACCCGAACGGGCACATCCAGGCCATCGGGACCGACGCCGCCGGCCGCAAGCAGTACCTCTACCACCCGATGTGGCGGCAGCGGCAGGACGAGGCCAAGTTCGAGCACGTGCTGGAGGTGGCCCGCCGGCTGCCGGTGCTGCGCGAACGGGTCGGCCACGACCTGACCGGGCGCGGGCTGCGCCGCGAGCGGGTGCTGGCCACCGTGACCCGGCTGCTCGACATGGGCACCTTCCGGGTCGGCAGCGACCAGTACGCGGCCGGGGACGACCCGACGTTCGGCGTCGCCACCCTCCGCCCCGAACACGCCCGGTCCCGCCAGGGCTGCGTGGTCTTCGAGTTCCCGGCGAAGGGCGGCATCGAGCAGGTGCGTCGGGTCTCCGACCCGGAGCTGTGCCGGGTGCTCACCCATCTGCGTCGCAGTCGCCGGGCGGCGGACCGGTTGTTCGGCTACTGGGACGGCCGGCAGTGGCGCGACGTGCGGGCCGACGAGGTCAACGACTACCTGCGCGACGCCAGCGGCGGCGAGATGACCGCCAAGGACTTCCGCACCTGGCACGCCACCGTCCGGGCGGCCACCGAACTGGCCGTCCTCGGGCAGCCGAGGTCGGTCACCGCCCGTCGGCGCGCGGTGGCCGGCGTGATGCGCGAGGTGGCGGAGCTGCTCGGCAACACCCCGACGGTGGCCCGGACGTCCTACGTGGACCCGAGGGTGGTCGACCTGTTCCACGACGGTGTGGTGGTGCCGGTCACCCGGGACACCGACCGCGAGCAGGCCGAGCGCGCCGTGCTCGACCTGCTGGACCGGTCCTGACCGGTCACCGGCCGCCCGCCGTACGCGTCCGGATCATCGCCTCGACTCCGTCGAGCACGCGGCCGAGCCCGAACCGCCACTCGGCGTCGACGTAGTCCTCGTCGTCGTCGCCCTCGGCGATCAGTTCGTGGATCGCCGGGTACGGCCCGTCGGCGGTGAGCCGGGCCAGGTGCCGCCAGTAGTGCAGGCCCACCTGTTCGGGGGTCTGCCCGCTGCGCACCGCCGCCTCCACCAGGTCGGCGGTGGTGGTGGCCCAACTCCGGGCGTACCCGCTGACCAGCATGATGGTGGAGACCCGCTCGGTGCCGCGCAGGCCGGTGCCGGCCAGGGCGACGAG
Above is a window of Verrucosispora sp. NA02020 DNA encoding:
- a CDS encoding SRPBCC family protein, encoding MAIVERNIEAPVRQVWAVLADGWTYSDWVVGTAHMRDVDDDWPRVGTRLHHRAGPWPFSLEDSSQVLECEPERKLVLRVKLWPAGEGVVVFTLEPVGPHTTRVLLGEDFAAGPLRWLRTKVNDVVLHQRNKETLSRLADIARRQKTPD
- a CDS encoding HAD-IIIA family hydrolase, with amino-acid sequence MLTGVDRSGPVLFDAVLLDRDGTLVEDVPYNGDPDKVRPMPGARAALDRLRAAGLRLAVVTNQSGLARGLFTEADLHRVHRRVEDLLGPFDSWQVCPHDDGDGCACRKPAPGLVHAAARALGTVPARCVMIGDIGRDVTAALAAGAAGILVPTPVTRAEEIAAAGWLAADLPSAVDEILRRQQALRPATPRPTGAGRGRTVLVVRADSVGDVLVTGPGIRAVAAGADRVVLLCGPRGRAAAEMLPGVDEIVEHRLPWIDPAPGPVDPAEMAALTARLAAVAADEAVVFTSFHQSPLPLALLLRMAGVRRIAAISDDYPGSLLDVRHRVPAGVPEAERALSLAAAAGYALPAHDEPRLRLRPALAPPPETGAPGYVVLHPGSDAPARGCPPELAERIARDLSAAGHRVVVTGGPQERDLTARVAGRYAHDLGGRTGLAELAAVVAGAGALVVGNTGPAHLAAASGVPVVSLFAPTVPFGQWGPWRVPTVRLGDAAAGCRDTRAARCPVPGHPCLSGISPGAVVEALRLLGVPPDRVPSRPVVSRAAVSTGGGR
- a CDS encoding glycosyltransferase: MNILLWHVHGSWTTSFVHGKHRYLVPATPDRGPYGLGRARTYTWPESAAEVSPEQLRDTEVDVVVLQRPEELELAQRWLGRRPGRDVPAVYVEHNTPKDGDVPHSRHPMADRDDLLVAHVTAFNELFWDTGTTRTAVVDHGIVPPTVEYTGELDRLAVVINEPVRRWRVTGTDLLPRFAEIAPLDVFGMKVAGLADHLGLPADRLTSHDDVPQHRMHAELARRRAYLHLCRWTSLGLSLIEAMSIGMPVVALASTEAVMAVPPDAGALDTRVEELLEAAGRFVAEPQVARLAGQAARTAARERYGLDRFLADWDRLLEEEVCG
- a CDS encoding glycosyltransferase, which produces MRIAMISEHASPLAILGGEDAGGQNTHVAELSAALAAAGHDVRVYTRRDAVDLPVTVRSPDGYDVVHVPAGPAEPVAKDALLPHMRAFGAWLVERWRGDWTPEVIHAHFWMSGLAAVQAGRQVGVPVVQTYHALGTVKRRHQGVQDTSPARRIGYELQLGRSVDRVVAQCRDEVGELVRMGVPRSAMTVVPSGVNLGTFAPLGPAAEREPGRPRILTVGRLVERKGFQTVVRAMAHVPDAECVVVGGPPAGLLETDPYARRLRALARSCGVADRVRLVGAVPREEMGRWYRSADILVAAPWYEPFGLTPLEAMACGVPVVATAVGGLRDTVVDGVTGDLVPARDPRALGEALAGLLDDRIRRFAYAGAARARARQHYSWTVTAERLAEVYAEVAAVHRPTRVVA
- a CDS encoding SIS domain-containing protein; translation: MMPGRNPLETHLAHLAAALPPYRRCEPLLVRWGAALAQHLTAGGRLLVAGNGGSAAEAQHLTAELVGKLREDRQPLSAIALHAETSALTAIGNDYGYDEVFARQVRAHGRPDDVLLLLSTSGGSTNLLAAARAGRQAGLRCWAFTGPAPNPLADACHEALAVDCPDSQVVQELHLVSSHLLCEYVELAMAERPTVAYVEPVVPAASDAPAAGPVRAGVEVVLDGGAGRPVEA
- a CDS encoding PfkB family carbohydrate kinase, whose protein sequence is MRGPVVVVGDTLLDRDVEGVVNRLCPDSPVPVLDETAHVDRPGGAGLAAVFAAAQGAEVVLVTALADDAGGARLGVLLAAAGVQVYPLRLAGSTPEKIRLRAGGRVLLRHDRGGGAQTPGEPAEAVLRVIERASVVLVSDYGRGVARQPALRAALAATRAPVVWDPHPRGPAAVPGVHLVTPNETEVQELVEAPAAATRLATAADGAERLRQRWRAGAVAVTLGADGALLSHAGSTPLVVPTPMAAEGDTCGAGDRFAVAAGLALGRGALLSEAVQEAVTEASAYVADGGVATALPPPVRRAPQAVHTAVGGDRVGVAAAAAAVARVRAAGGTVVATGGCFDLLHAGHVATLQAARQLGDCLVVCLNSDTSVSGLKGPDRPVVRQDDRSRLLAALSCVDAVMIFDESTPAAALSWLRPDIWVKGGDYATGGGDGDCLPEAEILRRWGGHTVVVPYLDGRSTTEMIAATAARTGVGVSR
- a CDS encoding SDR family oxidoreductase, encoding MSAPGTGRTVLVTGGSSGLGAAVVAAVARSGGRPLVLDRQAPGDGVAWVECDLADTRAAEAATRQLAEREGGLDAVVTAAGVDVPGRLADVPGETWDRIVAVDLLATAAVIRAALPFLEAARGSVVTVASTLGVKAVSDATAYCAAKFGVVGFTRALAAELAGSVNVTLLVPGGMRTAFFDDRDAQYRPGPDAILNDPAHTAAAVMFALSQPAGCAVREMVVCAEQETSYP
- a CDS encoding glycosyltransferase family 9 protein — its product is MILALRALGVGDLATAVPAVRALRAAYPDRELVLAAPAWLGPLVELVGGVDRLLPADGLDRLGTPGGPVEVAVNLHGRGPRSHRLLATTGPDRLFAFADARADHADGPGWDEEEHEVARWCRLLRWYGIPTDPTDLDLRRPASGTMPTGVTVLHPGSKVPAKRWPPGRYAAVARELTGRGHRVVLTGGTGERATAVRVADEVGLPADAVLAGRTDLGQLAALVAGARLVVSGDTGVAHLATGYRTPSVVIFGPVPPARWGPPPERRRHRVLWAGPAASPGGDGVDGHPAVTAVGVDAVLAAVEEVERVVRADRAVAA
- a CDS encoding DNA topoisomerase IB, producing the protein MRLRRSDPGRPGYGRRRRGPGWSFVDPRGEPVRDPDDLARLRALVIPPAWRQVWISPHPNGHIQAIGTDAAGRKQYLYHPMWRQRQDEAKFEHVLEVARRLPVLRERVGHDLTGRGLRRERVLATVTRLLDMGTFRVGSDQYAAGDDPTFGVATLRPEHARSRQGCVVFEFPAKGGIEQVRRVSDPELCRVLTHLRRSRRAADRLFGYWDGRQWRDVRADEVNDYLRDASGGEMTAKDFRTWHATVRAATELAVLGQPRSVTARRRAVAGVMREVAELLGNTPTVARTSYVDPRVVDLFHDGVVVPVTRDTDREQAERAVLDLLDRS